GTGTACAACTCAGGCAGTTGGCATCAATACCGTTGGGGCGATACCCAAACGAATTGCTACGTTTTGCGGTTTGGATGCACCAGCTTTGTACACAGGACATTGTTTTCGACGGAGTTCAGCTACATTGTTGGCTGATGCTGGTGCGGATCTTTATGTCATTAAACGACAGTTTGGTTGGCGATCGGACAAAGTTGCAGCCGGATATGTGCAGTCATCTGCAACAAGCAAACGCAAAATTTCTGCACAAATTTTCGGAGGTGTACCTTTTCAACGTTCTTCGTCGAGCAATGCGATGAGTGCTATTCCATCTACAAGCAACACCGCTATTCCATCTACAAGCAACACCGCTATTCCATCTACAAGCACCACCGCTATTCCATCTGCAAGCAACACCGTTTTTCCGTCTACAAGCACCACCGCTATTCCATCTGCAAGCAACACCGTTTTTCCATCTACAAGTACCACTTCTCATGACGTTGTCGCTAATTTGGGTGATTCAGCTCCCAAAGAAATTAATCTCAACATCACCGGTTTAAGTGACGGTATTTCGGCTGCGctcatcgaaaatattgatCGAGAGGATGCACATGGTGCTAGTTTCGCTTCAAAACAAATTCGGATGATTGGAACTGCATCCGATTCCGATACGACCGGCAATACCAGCCGTACAATGTCACAATCAATTACAATAATTGAGGGCGCATCTGCTGGTGCAGATTCTTCGGATGCTCCTGAAACGCCTGTCCttccaaattttacaaaatctgaATTCAACAATTgtacattcaatttttatcgtACGTTTCACGGCAAGCCTTTTTAAGGATCATTTACTTAACTTTCGCCTgttaattttgtaatattCGAGATATTATAATGCAATAatggaatttcattaaatgaatgaatattgAAACTGACTTGTCGACTACTCTTATTGCCTTGTTCCATTGATCAATGTTCACAAAAACAgtgcgagaaaaaaattttctcgcaCATCTGTCGGACGACAAACTCTTTTCTCGCACATCTGTCGCATTGTTAAAAAAAGTGGACTCTTATGCTATCGACTACTACGCTAGAAAGAGTTGATTTCCGTCATTTAGTtgcaaaaaagcatttatcactaggttgtataaataactatttgaaGACTCGTGTCGCCAATCGAAAACAAAGAttgaaatgagagaaatgagagaTTTTAAAGT
The sequence above is drawn from the Bradysia coprophila strain Holo2 unplaced genomic scaffold, BU_Bcop_v1 contig_200, whole genome shotgun sequence genome and encodes:
- the LOC119075389 gene encoding uncharacterized protein LOC119075389, with product MKSSTVWSEYSKLKCMIYKERRVDISKFHGLIAFLKRNGVGHVAKKSSILTGDDFNKFIMEADDDKFLMMKAALIIGIGGGCRRAELAKMSVKDVVDRGDYLHVYIGDTKNYDPRDFAITEGGLRYNLLGIVRKYMLLRKSHTPHDRFFVCYRNGQCTTQAVGINTVGAIPKRIATFCGLDAPALYTGHCFRRSSATLLADAGADLYVIKRQFGWRSDKVAAGYVQSSATSKRKISAQIFGGVPFQRSSSSNAMSAIPSTSNTAIPSTSNTAIPSTSTTAIPSASNTVFPSTSTTAIPSASNTVFPSTSTTSHDVVANLGDSAPKEINLNITGLSDGISAALIENIDREDAHGASFASKQIRMIGTASDSDTTGNTSRTMSQSITIIEGASAGADSSDAPETPVLPNFTKSEFNNCTFNFYRTFHGKPF